One window of the Leptospira ryugenii genome contains the following:
- a CDS encoding PP2C family protein-serine/threonine phosphatase — translation MGRFFDRIFKFIFRNVSYTFAIVAFSLQGAFFGAIYAYFFGSALIPHFSYENHKIVVIVFLIATAISAVLHSVEYGLLQRIGFAGYTGEIRKVNRWIKQSQTLRHLDTLTLENLLNSLIRLPQRNMVSALRYATFIFISVSITYIVAKYPLFELGIVFVGWLAAAFVYGGFTYIISDYFTGGKRVEIKKILAFQDISIHKNTGLLSLKGKFGFLLFLILLSLSVLAVFISFGNVNLWKIASFIFMTFLEVSILIFMFFQSINLTLEQINESANSLASGGSGSLPILSIDKEFIQFAENFERATREVGRIRENLQELVEAKTSELRSSLQIVETLKKQQDGDYFLTSLLIKPLSLNRTFGRTVKTDFLIKQKKTFTFHGKENEIGGDICIARTIQLRDRDFTFFLNADAMGKSLQGAGGVLVLGAAVQSILERTAVVDSVKQLYAERWMKSAYEELHHIFESFDCSMLVSMVMGLIDDSTGLVYYVNAEHPWSVLYRDGKAEFIKNNSELRKLGTPFNESALEISTLQLIHGDILILGSDGRDDIEFGTTESKRKINHDEELFLHHVERGNGDLKSIYDSILELGELTDDLSLMRLGFKEEENTPTRSIRKDAYDNMRKARSYLKQGDPESALQALLAAHEKHPENQEILRAYLRLLIRTKRWKEASPILSEYIENNPGDTDLIYLGSYTFKQTGEYGKAIDMGERIRLRNPGHLANLLRLSQLYLSTNQLAKAEKILNLASFLTQDSKRLEALRGEIESKKKGNDLTS, via the coding sequence ATGGGCCGTTTCTTCGATCGCATTTTTAAGTTCATATTCCGCAATGTATCCTATACATTCGCGATAGTTGCCTTTTCTTTACAAGGTGCCTTCTTTGGCGCTATTTATGCCTATTTTTTTGGCTCTGCCTTGATACCACATTTCAGCTATGAAAATCACAAAATCGTAGTTATTGTCTTTTTAATCGCAACAGCGATCTCCGCAGTTCTGCATAGTGTAGAGTACGGTTTGTTACAAAGAATAGGCTTTGCAGGCTACACGGGTGAAATCCGAAAGGTGAATCGTTGGATTAAACAAAGCCAAACCTTACGCCACTTGGACACACTCACCTTAGAAAATCTACTCAATTCTCTCATCCGATTGCCCCAAAGAAATATGGTTTCAGCTCTTCGTTATGCGACCTTCATTTTTATTTCGGTGTCTATCACTTATATTGTGGCAAAGTATCCTTTATTTGAATTAGGCATTGTATTTGTAGGTTGGCTTGCAGCCGCATTTGTCTATGGTGGATTTACATACATCATTTCTGATTATTTCACAGGTGGTAAGAGAGTAGAGATCAAAAAGATACTCGCCTTCCAAGATATAAGTATCCATAAAAATACAGGATTATTGAGTTTAAAAGGCAAGTTTGGCTTCTTGCTATTTTTGATTTTACTTTCTTTGAGCGTACTTGCCGTCTTTATCTCTTTCGGAAATGTCAATCTTTGGAAAATTGCATCCTTTATTTTTATGACCTTTCTTGAGGTTTCGATCTTAATTTTTATGTTCTTTCAATCTATCAATTTGACTCTGGAGCAGATCAATGAATCGGCAAATAGCCTGGCTTCAGGAGGCAGCGGATCCTTACCTATTCTATCTATTGACAAAGAATTTATACAATTTGCTGAAAATTTTGAAAGAGCAACTCGCGAAGTGGGAAGAATTCGGGAGAATTTACAGGAGTTAGTGGAAGCAAAGACGAGTGAGTTGAGATCAAGCTTACAAATTGTCGAAACTCTAAAAAAACAACAAGATGGTGATTATTTTTTAACATCTTTACTTATTAAACCATTAAGTTTGAATAGAACCTTCGGTAGAACAGTAAAGACAGATTTTCTCATAAAACAAAAGAAAACATTTACTTTTCATGGGAAAGAGAACGAAATTGGCGGAGATATTTGCATAGCCAGGACTATCCAATTAAGAGACAGAGATTTTACTTTCTTTTTGAATGCGGATGCCATGGGAAAATCTCTACAGGGAGCTGGTGGTGTTCTAGTATTGGGAGCTGCTGTTCAATCCATCCTAGAAAGAACCGCAGTGGTAGACTCCGTAAAACAATTGTATGCTGAGAGGTGGATGAAAAGTGCATATGAAGAGCTCCACCATATTTTCGAGAGTTTTGATTGTTCTATGCTTGTCTCTATGGTCATGGGATTAATAGATGACTCTACTGGATTGGTTTACTATGTCAATGCGGAACATCCCTGGTCTGTTTTGTATCGTGATGGAAAAGCAGAGTTTATTAAAAACAATTCAGAGTTAAGAAAATTGGGAACTCCTTTCAACGAGAGTGCGCTTGAGATTTCAACCCTTCAACTAATCCACGGTGACATTCTGATTTTAGGTTCTGATGGGCGAGATGATATTGAATTCGGAACTACCGAGAGCAAACGAAAGATCAACCATGATGAAGAGTTATTTTTACACCACGTAGAACGAGGAAATGGTGATCTAAAGTCGATTTATGACTCCATATTGGAATTGGGTGAACTTACAGATGACTTGAGCCTTATGCGATTGGGATTCAAAGAAGAGGAGAATACACCAACTCGTTCAATCCGAAAAGATGCATATGATAATATGCGAAAGGCGCGTAGCTATCTCAAACAAGGTGATCCAGAGTCTGCATTGCAAGCATTACTTGCGGCACATGAGAAACATCCTGAAAACCAGGAAATCCTTCGTGCCTATTTACGACTTTTGATTCGAACCAAACGTTGGAAAGAGGCATCTCCTATACTATCTGAATACATTGAAAACAATCCAGGAGATACAGATCTCATTTATTTAGGTTCTTATACATTCAAACAAACGGGAGAGTATGGGAAAGCAATTGATATGGGTGAGCGAATCCGATTGAGAAATCCAGGCCATTTGGCCAATCTTTTGCGTCTTTCTCAACTCTATCTATCAACGAACCAATTGGCAAAAGCAGAAAAAATCCTAAATCTTGCCTCTTTTTTAACACAAGATTCCAAACGTTTAGAAGCACTTCGAGGAGAAATAGAATCCAAAAAAAAAGGGAATGACCTAACATCTTAG
- a CDS encoding adenylate/guanylate cyclase domain-containing protein, whose protein sequence is MKTSLLDEILISREKKNEKTVALVRFAIFSIASFIDCLSYQGWIDYTNIAPSVVTVYLDFTFLGFAGIVLFVLHHFPYQAYLKFFTISLDYLIIGLMMYMDPTIPKGNGFIYFQALLAAIFIYQLNLLRHSRIGTLYAASLAFIFFIFLSLQLGGGYPVDFLPMIFGLAVILATGYVTTVSNIEMVREANTKQMMERFLPSQLVSEFYKNKAQLEPGGERKEVSILFSDIRSFTKFSEQRSAEDVVLFLNEYLSRMTEVIFRFNGTIDKFIGDAIMTIFGAPFKREDDALRAVKTAVAMIRDLELLNQKLNLPQERLQVGIGIHTGEAIVGNIGSERRLDYTVIGDTVNLASRIEGLTKHYQCNILISEATYEKVNGKFSASEGFVIREIDTVIVKGKSKPITIYEVICLSI, encoded by the coding sequence ATGAAAACATCCCTTCTAGATGAAATCCTCATTTCAAGAGAAAAGAAGAATGAAAAAACGGTCGCCCTCGTACGATTTGCGATTTTTTCAATAGCTTCATTCATAGATTGTCTATCCTATCAGGGTTGGATAGACTACACCAACATTGCTCCTAGTGTAGTTACTGTATATTTGGATTTTACTTTTTTGGGTTTTGCTGGAATCGTACTCTTTGTCCTCCATCATTTTCCCTACCAAGCATATCTTAAATTTTTTACCATTAGTTTAGATTACTTGATCATTGGACTTATGATGTATATGGACCCAACCATCCCAAAGGGAAATGGATTTATATATTTCCAGGCCCTTCTTGCGGCAATCTTTATCTACCAACTCAACCTTCTTAGGCATTCCAGGATCGGGACACTCTATGCTGCATCACTCGCTTTTATTTTTTTTATATTTCTTTCTCTGCAATTAGGTGGAGGCTACCCTGTCGATTTTTTACCAATGATATTTGGCTTGGCTGTGATACTTGCTACAGGTTACGTAACAACAGTTTCTAATATAGAAATGGTCAGGGAAGCAAATACAAAACAAATGATGGAGAGATTTCTCCCCTCTCAGCTAGTCAGCGAGTTTTATAAAAACAAAGCACAACTAGAACCAGGTGGAGAAAGGAAAGAGGTTAGCATTCTATTCTCAGATATCCGATCCTTTACAAAATTTTCCGAACAAAGGTCTGCAGAAGATGTCGTTTTATTTCTTAATGAATATTTGTCACGAATGACAGAAGTTATCTTTAGATTCAATGGAACTATCGATAAATTTATCGGTGATGCGATCATGACAATCTTTGGTGCACCTTTCAAAAGAGAGGACGATGCCCTCCGAGCTGTCAAAACTGCTGTTGCAATGATTCGTGATTTGGAATTGCTGAACCAAAAACTAAATCTCCCCCAGGAGAGATTACAAGTTGGGATCGGAATCCATACTGGAGAAGCAATTGTTGGTAACATAGGATCTGAAAGAAGGCTCGACTATACAGTCATAGGTGACACCGTGAATTTGGCTTCTCGTATTGAAGGATTAACTAAACACTACCAATGTAACATTTTGATATCCGAAGCAACCTACGAAAAAGTAAACGGAAAATTTTCAGCAAGTGAGGGTTTTGTGATCCGAGAGATTGACACCGTCATTGTAAAAGGAAAATCAAAACCCATCACAATTTATGAAGTTATATGTCTCAGTATCTGA
- a CDS encoding response regulator, giving the protein MKDILIVEDNAIVAIHLRMFLEINGYKVVGKFAKGLEAISFIESRIPDLILMDIMLDDEINGIDIVRMIRAFTQVPVIFMSALTDQETFDQLEKLSNIKLAKKPFVEDTLLQMIQSVTNS; this is encoded by the coding sequence ATGAAAGATATTCTAATTGTAGAAGACAATGCGATCGTTGCTATCCACCTCAGAATGTTTTTAGAAATCAACGGTTACAAAGTTGTGGGTAAATTTGCAAAAGGCCTTGAAGCTATTTCTTTCATTGAATCAAGGATTCCAGACCTTATTTTGATGGATATTATGCTAGATGACGAGATCAACGGGATCGATATCGTTCGTATGATCAGAGCCTTTACACAAGTTCCTGTTATTTTTATGAGTGCCTTAACAGACCAGGAAACATTTGACCAACTAGAAAAATTATCTAATATAAAACTCGCCAAAAAACCGTTCGTCGAGGATACTCTTCTACAAATGATACAGAGTGTAACAAACAGTTAA
- a CDS encoding SBBP repeat-containing protein, giving the protein MQRSVLLLTFICFSNCLPNLNNKSTMYGDLFFILGSLSLQLSYSNDIITMNKDQTVRVVPTVLNRSFFCRTESAFPPGLSFDGISCSIFGVPTKKQNSSPVTITAQNFTTAVSSQANLVVFSTAIGDKEWTRQLGVAGSFQTFSQGIHADRFGNVYVGGHTTGALDGQGKANDSGNNDAVLVKFNAEGTKQWTRQFGSSGNNFTLALGVVTASLGNTYLVGRTTGALESETKISNAMTNTDGFLTKYDSLGNRLWTRLFGVSGAFNTEARGVATDSLENAYVVGYTNGSLNGQTKTSSAASFDGFFVKYDSNGNLVYTKQTGVSGSNSTFAIGIAVDLLGNVYITGNTAGSLDGQTKTSDIGKTDAFLAKYDNNGNRLWTRQFGSLGNNSTDVRMVRTDSDNNIYLVGYTEGTLDSQTKISGAGYYDGFLMKFDSDGNRKWTRQVGGNGSTHTYGRGVSIDSAGNVYASGETYGQIGDDAKVSSQNDAYLIKYDKNGSRLWVRQLGTAGAFFTLSIGVIVDPSGNVYSSGSATGSLDGQTKVSSSTFNELFVTKYQ; this is encoded by the coding sequence ATGCAGAGATCCGTCCTACTACTCACTTTTATTTGTTTCAGTAACTGCCTACCAAACCTGAACAATAAATCTACGATGTATGGGGATTTGTTTTTTATATTAGGTTCTCTTTCTCTCCAATTGTCTTATTCAAACGATATCATCACGATGAATAAGGATCAAACTGTTCGAGTTGTACCCACCGTTTTAAACCGATCTTTTTTCTGTCGAACTGAGAGTGCATTTCCTCCTGGCTTGTCATTTGATGGAATTTCTTGTTCTATCTTTGGTGTTCCAACCAAGAAACAAAATAGTTCTCCAGTCACTATTACCGCGCAAAATTTTACCACGGCTGTCTCTTCCCAAGCCAATCTTGTCGTCTTTAGTACTGCCATTGGTGATAAAGAATGGACACGGCAATTGGGAGTGGCCGGCAGCTTCCAGACTTTCAGCCAAGGGATCCATGCCGATCGATTTGGAAATGTATATGTCGGTGGACACACCACAGGTGCCTTGGATGGTCAGGGAAAGGCAAATGACTCTGGAAACAATGATGCAGTTCTAGTAAAGTTCAATGCAGAGGGAACAAAACAATGGACTCGGCAGTTCGGGTCATCAGGAAATAATTTTACTTTAGCTCTGGGAGTAGTGACTGCTTCTCTAGGAAATACTTATTTAGTAGGTAGAACGACCGGTGCGCTTGAAAGTGAGACAAAAATTAGCAATGCGATGACCAATACTGATGGCTTTCTCACTAAGTATGATTCACTCGGAAATCGACTTTGGACGAGGTTATTCGGTGTGAGCGGAGCATTCAATACGGAGGCAAGAGGAGTCGCCACCGATAGTTTAGAAAATGCTTACGTAGTGGGATATACAAACGGATCTCTTAATGGGCAAACCAAAACAAGTTCAGCTGCGTCATTTGATGGTTTTTTTGTAAAATATGATAGCAATGGAAACTTGGTCTATACTAAACAAACGGGTGTAAGTGGATCAAATTCTACCTTTGCCATTGGAATTGCTGTGGATCTTTTGGGTAATGTTTATATTACAGGGAATACTGCCGGAAGTTTAGATGGGCAAACAAAAACGAGTGATATCGGTAAAACGGACGCCTTCCTCGCCAAATATGATAATAATGGAAATCGACTATGGACACGGCAATTTGGTTCTCTTGGTAACAATTCTACTGATGTTCGGATGGTGAGAACAGACTCTGATAATAACATTTATCTTGTAGGTTACACAGAAGGTACTTTAGATAGCCAAACTAAAATTAGTGGAGCTGGTTATTATGATGGGTTTCTCATGAAATTTGATAGCGATGGCAATCGAAAATGGACTCGCCAAGTAGGCGGGAATGGTTCTACGCATACCTATGGAAGAGGAGTATCGATTGATAGTGCGGGCAATGTATATGCATCTGGTGAAACCTATGGACAAATCGGCGATGATGCTAAAGTTTCCTCTCAGAATGATGCCTATTTGATTAAATATGATAAAAATGGAAGTCGCCTATGGGTGCGGCAATTGGGAACGGCTGGTGCTTTCTTTACATTGAGTATTGGTGTAATCGTTGATCCTTCAGGAAATGTGTATTCCTCCGGCTCAGCAACAGGTTCTTTAGATGGCCAAACAAAGGTAAGCAGTAGCACATTCAATGAGCTCTTTGTGACCAAGTACCAGTGA